In Rhipicephalus microplus isolate Deutch F79 chromosome 7, USDA_Rmic, whole genome shotgun sequence, one genomic interval encodes:
- the LOC119180333 gene encoding sorting nexin-8 produces the protein MSVDLSVGAVPVLYKEVHGLLNPNDRNEIDRELFGRLLASTNLPKTTLDQVWEYAGAKQGPVTPTSLYRSLALVAIAQQGRQLDEKTLLNLEVLPNPVLPSPAQLREKLGLTGRKMMSLDLKSGGADPRILNTSYAQMVAQDTIRVALVPEKKGIILKHVVYEVSSQRYQSRVERRYNDFVTLFDILVQRFPYRAVPQLPPKRAMADSHFIEERRRALRRFLTLVARHPVLGFDKAVNIFLTFSGTDVQARLKEYCKNVPDEFLTSDVARRSDELVSSDTTVQFAMAREQLRQVYICLSQLREATQRMVDRSKMAAVDILVVSKEFATLSNISKLESDWATGGNDAWNIVQKALRSLQSLLVPIHEAHSEQSLHEEEEVLEELNLFLDLLVAYKALCDRHESGVVLGHHKAINRMVKKSSNSFGAVDPMKQAQELEHRTQFSLHCVHLESQMVYAHMEALGGITRALVRIQANGHAKLGALWSSMAPAVATMIPNAGTQVPQ, from the exons ATGTCGGTCGACCTGAGCGTCG GCGCGGTGCCGGTACTCTACAAGGAAGTCCACGGCCTGCTGAACCCGAACGACCGCAACGAAATCGACCGCGAACTTTTCGGCCGGCTGTTGGCGTCGACGAACCTTCCGAAGACGACGTTAGATCAG GTGTGGGAATATGCCGGTGCCAAGCAGGGGCCTGTGACCCCTACAAGCCTGTACAGAAGCCTTGCACTCGTGGCTATAGCGCAGCAAGGCAGGCAGCTTGATGAAAAGACACTGCTCAACCTCGAAG TGTTGCCAAATCCAGTGTTGCCAAGTCCGGCCCAGCTTCGAGAGAAGCTCGGGTTGACTGGGCGCAAGATGATGAGCCTGGACCTAAAGTCTGGTGGCGCGGATCCACGCATCCTCAACACCAGCTACGCGCAGATGGTGGCGCAGGACACCATTCGCGTCGCCTTGGTTCCCGAAAAGAAAGGCATCATTCTCAAGCATGTTGTCTACGAGGTTTCTAGTCAG AGGTACCAGTCTCGTGTCGAGCGGCGGTACAATGACTTCGTGACGCTGTTTGACATCCTGGTGCAACGGTTCCCCTACCGAGCTGTGCCGCAGTTGCCACCAAAGCGGGCGATGG CCGACTCGCATTTTATTGAAGAGCGGAGGCGGGCGCTCAGGCGATTTCTCACCCTTGTTGCAAGGCATCCCGTCCTGGGCTTCGACAAAGCAGTCAACATATTCCTGACGTTTAGTGGCACG GATGTTCAAGCACGGCTCAAGGAGTACTGCAAAAATGTGCCAGACGAGTTCCTTACCAGTGACGTCGCACGTCGGTCGGAC GAGCTGGTGTCCAGCGACACGACGGTGCAGTTTGCCATGGCGCGAGAGCAGCTGCGTCAGGTGTACATCTGCCTCAGCCAGCTGCGCGAGGCTACCCAGCGCATGGTCGACCGATCCAAGATGGCCGCTGTGGACATCCTCGTTGTCAGCAAGGAGTTCGC GACGTTGAGCAACATATCCAAGCTGGAGTCCGACTGGGCAACGGGTGGAAACGACGCCTGGAACATTGTGCAGAAGGCATTGCGATCCTTACAGAGCCTTCTTGTGCCAATTCATGAGGCTCATTCTGAACAG TCTCTCCATGAAGAGGAGGAAGTTCTAGAAGAGCTTAACTTATTCCTGGACCTTCTAGTTGCTTACAAG GCGTTATGTGATCGTCACGAAAGTGGTGTCGTACTTGGCCACCACAAGGCCATCAACAGAATGGTGAAGAAGTCCTCCAACTCATTCGGAGCT GTGGATCCGATGAAGCAGGCACAGGAGCTCGAACACAGGACGCAGTTCTCGCTGCACTGCGTCCACCTGGAGAGCCAGATGGTGTACGCCCACATGGAGGCGCTCGGCGGCATCACTCGAGCCTTGGTCCGCATACAGGCTAACGGACATGCCAAG CTGGGAGCCCTGTGGAGCAGCATGGCACCCGCTGTGGCAACCATGATCCCGAACGCAGGAACACAAGTGCCACAATGA